In the genome of Halapricum salinum, one region contains:
- a CDS encoding PHP-associated domain-containing protein, translating to MHVKILDESVVERAKSRGIDVLVYAPHFTRLPTIQQRAEQFSDDELTVVPAREIFAGPWHDRRHVLAVDLSQPIPDFITLEGAMQELDRQQATVLVPHPEFLTVSLDRAQIDRYSDVIDGVEAYNPKHLSWHNRRASEITRKSDRPAFTSSYAHLLTTVGEAWTTFDRPINAPEDLTAALRSGNPQLRHRTGATHRVRCLAEFAHLGWENTWEKFDRVVRSGMEPTHPGHVAYGGRFDDVRVDRHGVLG from the coding sequence ATGCACGTGAAGATCCTCGACGAGTCGGTGGTCGAACGCGCCAAGTCACGCGGAATCGACGTGCTGGTCTACGCACCACATTTCACCCGACTGCCGACGATCCAACAGCGTGCCGAACAGTTCAGCGACGACGAACTGACCGTCGTGCCCGCCCGAGAGATATTCGCGGGTCCCTGGCACGACCGCCGCCACGTCCTGGCGGTCGACCTCTCGCAGCCGATTCCGGACTTCATCACCCTGGAGGGCGCGATGCAGGAACTCGATCGTCAGCAGGCGACTGTTCTGGTCCCACATCCCGAATTTCTGACAGTCAGCCTCGACCGCGCACAGATCGACCGCTACAGCGACGTAATCGACGGCGTCGAGGCCTACAATCCGAAACACCTCTCCTGGCACAACCGACGAGCCAGTGAAATCACCCGCAAGTCCGACCGCCCCGCGTTCACCTCTTCGTACGCACATCTCCTGACCACGGTCGGTGAAGCCTGGACGACGTTCGACCGACCAATAAACGCCCCAGAAGACCTGACGGCAGCACTACGGTCCGGCAACCCACAACTTCGCCATCGGACCGGAGCCACCCATCGCGTGCGCTGTCTCGCAGAGTTTGCTCACCTCGGCTGGGAGAACACCTGGGAAAAATTCGATCGGGTCGTCCGCTCCGGCATGGAGCCGACCCACCCCGGCCACGTCGCCTACGGTGGTCGGTTCGACGACGTCCGTGTCGATCGCCACGGGGTTCTGGGCTGA
- a CDS encoding DUF7565 family protein yields the protein MARWECAIEGDGRTFDRVEDLIVHQATDHERVECEVCGTVLPDGYFAIRHAFEEHSRAEYVRAYDATAKEVRQRENVKDVIESEADLREVIDRLEGGSGSF from the coding sequence ATGGCACGCTGGGAGTGTGCGATCGAGGGCGACGGCCGGACCTTCGATCGTGTCGAGGACCTTATCGTCCACCAGGCGACCGATCACGAACGCGTCGAGTGTGAAGTCTGCGGGACCGTCCTGCCCGACGGCTACTTCGCCATCCGCCACGCGTTCGAAGAACACAGCCGCGCCGAGTACGTCCGTGCCTACGACGCCACCGCCAAGGAGGTCCGCCAGCGCGAGAACGTCAAGGACGTCATCGAGAGCGAGGCCGACCTCCGCGAGGTCATCGACCGACTCGAAGGTGGCAGCGGTTCCTTCTAA
- a CDS encoding endonuclease III domain-containing protein: MPADEPAENISGGESGGGRASAFTTGEAATRAEEVVDRLGERYWQKAYGGQDAFECLVRTILSQNTSDVASQPAHDSLIERYGPGGPAGRGDLVDALAIADQQRLAETISSAGLYNQKSERIIAIAEEIRAEFGDEDAFDTFVRDGEPGEVREKLLSYDGVGPKTADCVLLFAGGQEGVFPVDTHVHRIARRIGLAPADADHETVREHLEREVPAKKCGFGHTATIQFGREYCSARKPACLDDPEACPMADLCEQVGVDPETGDVVDPSEA; the protein is encoded by the coding sequence ATGCCAGCGGACGAACCTGCCGAGAACATCAGCGGCGGCGAATCGGGTGGTGGGCGAGCGAGTGCGTTCACCACGGGTGAAGCCGCGACGCGCGCCGAGGAAGTCGTCGACCGCCTCGGCGAGCGCTACTGGCAGAAAGCCTACGGCGGCCAGGACGCCTTCGAGTGTCTCGTCAGGACGATCCTGAGTCAGAATACCTCCGACGTGGCGAGTCAGCCCGCCCACGATAGCCTGATAGAGCGCTACGGCCCAGGTGGACCGGCCGGTCGGGGCGACCTCGTCGACGCACTCGCGATAGCCGACCAGCAACGACTGGCCGAGACGATTTCGTCGGCCGGGCTCTACAATCAAAAGTCAGAGCGGATCATCGCAATCGCCGAAGAGATACGCGCGGAGTTCGGGGACGAGGACGCCTTCGACACGTTCGTTCGCGACGGTGAGCCGGGCGAGGTTCGAGAGAAACTGCTCTCTTACGACGGCGTCGGGCCGAAGACTGCCGACTGCGTCTTGCTCTTTGCGGGCGGGCAGGAGGGTGTCTTTCCAGTAGACACCCACGTCCACCGGATCGCCCGCCGGATCGGGCTGGCCCCTGCCGACGCCGATCACGAAACTGTTCGCGAGCATCTCGAACGCGAAGTGCCGGCCAAGAAATGTGGGTTCGGACACACGGCGACGATCCAGTTCGGCCGGGAGTACTGCAGCGCGCGTAAGCCGGCCTGCCTCGACGACCCGGAGGCTTGTCCGATGGCGGATCTCTGCGAGCAAGTCGGCGTCGATCCCGAGACTGGGGACGTAGTCGATCCGAGCGAGGCTTAG
- a CDS encoding DUF371 domain-containing protein, producing the protein MDETIRASGHENVSAKHASTFELTSDDYLTPAGDCILGIEADRVPAEFDDAFVEACQDSEATITATLEAGGHETTITGRGDPEMTFENEGSLVGRTSEYVDDRTVMVEADAAAGDLDRDLVRALADGAAVTLTLSVE; encoded by the coding sequence ATGGACGAGACGATTCGCGCCAGCGGTCACGAGAACGTCAGCGCCAAGCACGCGAGTACGTTCGAACTGACCAGCGACGACTACCTGACGCCCGCGGGCGACTGTATCCTGGGTATCGAGGCCGACCGGGTCCCAGCGGAGTTCGACGACGCCTTCGTCGAAGCTTGCCAGGACAGCGAGGCGACGATCACGGCGACACTTGAAGCCGGGGGTCACGAGACGACCATCACCGGACGCGGTGATCCCGAGATGACCTTCGAGAACGAGGGCTCGCTGGTCGGCCGGACCAGCGAGTACGTCGACGACCGGACGGTCATGGTCGAAGCAGACGCCGCTGCCGGCGACCTGGATCGCGACTTGGTGCGTGCGCTAGCCGACGGTGCTGCGGTGACGCTGACGCTTTCGGTCGAGTGA
- a CDS encoding DUF373 family protein gives MTTLVVSIDRGADVAGDADAPVVGWEAVESLVTDFGVEDPEDSHVNCLLESLRVARDLEDTGEDAVVAMLSGVGDPVSIDRAVARQTDRLVEEYDLDSAVVVVDSAEDERLVPIVESRLTVDAVDRVVVRQARDIESTYYLLKQFLADEELRETVFVPVGAALLVFPVLLLVFGQVTIALGAIAAFFGGFLLYKGLGIDELLETLSTQVREALYSGQVALVTYVVAGGLALIGLFAGALGVSEIGDHATLLLGMRFVYDAVPWLTAAALAAATGRLVDELLRQEGVRNAYLNLPFGAIAVGLVVRGVASYFLTRADLVETVTMPGIEFGPLSVAAVKLQPRAELALFLIAGVLVSLIGVRFAAYFSGRNVEADLSKES, from the coding sequence GTGACCACGCTGGTCGTCAGTATCGATCGCGGGGCAGACGTCGCGGGGGACGCCGACGCACCGGTCGTCGGCTGGGAGGCCGTCGAGTCACTGGTGACGGACTTCGGCGTCGAAGACCCCGAAGACAGCCACGTGAACTGTCTGCTGGAGTCGCTGCGCGTGGCCCGCGATCTCGAAGACACTGGCGAGGACGCGGTCGTCGCGATGCTCTCGGGTGTGGGTGATCCGGTCAGCATCGACCGCGCGGTCGCCAGACAGACCGACCGGCTCGTCGAAGAGTACGACCTCGACTCGGCGGTCGTCGTCGTCGACAGCGCCGAAGACGAACGGCTCGTCCCGATCGTCGAGAGCCGGCTGACTGTCGACGCCGTCGACCGGGTCGTCGTGCGTCAGGCCCGGGATATCGAGTCGACCTACTACCTGCTCAAACAGTTTCTGGCCGACGAAGAACTCAGGGAGACGGTGTTCGTCCCCGTCGGCGCTGCGTTGCTGGTCTTTCCGGTCCTGTTGTTAGTGTTCGGGCAGGTGACGATTGCGCTCGGAGCGATCGCCGCGTTCTTCGGCGGGTTCCTGCTGTACAAGGGACTGGGGATCGACGAGTTGCTCGAAACGCTCTCGACACAGGTTCGGGAGGCGCTGTACTCCGGTCAGGTGGCCCTGGTCACCTACGTCGTCGCGGGCGGGCTCGCACTCATCGGGCTGTTTGCCGGTGCGCTGGGCGTCTCGGAGATTGGTGACCACGCGACCCTCCTGTTGGGCATGCGGTTCGTCTACGACGCCGTCCCCTGGCTGACCGCAGCGGCGTTGGCGGCGGCGACCGGGCGACTCGTCGACGAACTACTCAGACAGGAAGGCGTCCGAAACGCCTATCTGAACCTGCCCTTCGGCGCAATCGCCGTCGGGCTCGTGGTTCGAGGGGTCGCCTCGTACTTCCTGACGCGGGCGGACCTCGTCGAGACTGTGACGATGCCCGGCATCGAGTTCGGTCCGCTGTCGGTCGCCGCCGTCAAGCTCCAACCGCGCGCGGAACTCGCGCTGTTTCTGATCGCTGGCGTTCTCGTGAGTCTGATCGGCGTGCGCTTTGCCGCCTATTTCAGTGGCCGGAACGTCGAAGCCGACCTCTCCAAAGAGAGCTAA
- a CDS encoding coiled-coil protein codes for MADSIDESKNVSVTDEELETKSKGELIKLAGQLRDRRNELNQLASERASDRDELNAKTREKVDEAQQHREKRDELNEQVQEHKEKRNELNAEANELFEQVEQQKSDLELNEGKSVEKLESEIEDLEFKQQTEVLGTEEERELIEKIEDKREKLAERKEKLEQTDDVDDIKEEAEEIRSEASRHHQKVTELADEAQKHHNEMIEAYREADEIRDEADEMHEKFVEAQEAADQHHEDFVRVQKRLRELDKKEEAEERQEREQEQEAAREEAEEIYQKFKEGETLDTEDLMKLQKTGLL; via the coding sequence ATGGCAGACTCGATAGACGAATCCAAGAACGTATCGGTGACAGATGAAGAACTCGAGACGAAGTCCAAAGGCGAACTCATCAAACTCGCCGGGCAACTTCGGGATCGACGCAACGAACTCAACCAACTCGCTTCTGAACGAGCATCCGACCGTGACGAGCTGAACGCGAAGACTCGTGAGAAGGTCGACGAGGCCCAGCAGCACCGCGAGAAGCGTGACGAGCTCAACGAGCAGGTCCAAGAGCACAAAGAGAAGCGAAACGAGCTCAACGCCGAGGCCAACGAACTGTTCGAGCAGGTCGAACAGCAGAAGAGTGACCTCGAACTCAACGAGGGCAAGAGCGTCGAGAAGCTCGAATCCGAGATCGAGGATCTCGAATTCAAACAGCAGACCGAAGTGCTCGGCACCGAGGAAGAGCGCGAACTCATCGAGAAGATCGAGGACAAGCGCGAGAAGCTCGCCGAGCGCAAGGAGAAGCTCGAACAGACCGACGACGTCGACGACATCAAAGAGGAAGCCGAGGAGATCCGTTCTGAAGCTTCCCGTCACCACCAGAAAGTGACCGAACTCGCGGACGAGGCCCAGAAACACCACAACGAGATGATCGAGGCCTACCGCGAGGCCGACGAGATCCGTGACGAGGCCGACGAGATGCACGAGAAGTTCGTCGAGGCCCAGGAAGCGGCCGACCAGCACCACGAGGACTTCGTGCGCGTCCAGAAGCGCCTGCGCGAGCTGGACAAAAAGGAAGAAGCCGAAGAGCGCCAGGAACGCGAGCAGGAACAGGAAGCCGCTCGCGAGGAAGCAGAAGAGATCTACCAGAAGTTCAAGGAAGGCGAGACCCTCGACACCGAGGACCTGATGAAACTGCAGAAGACCGGTCTGCTCTAA
- a CDS encoding glycoside hydrolase family 2 protein: MQWRGAEIESQAGRPDPEEWTPVDVPGRPERFAGSEAVAYKTVVEDPTTATEPHAVLELSGCYAETTVWCNGTELATHDTYFEPLRVRLDDYLTPETELVVVCRRPADGGGGVYETDLLPDAATVPGIWWDATLRTYQGTYFDRLTGTPRIDGTEGTIDVQATVVATEAIDDRLTFSVRPAGDRRERGMMERASIEAAAGERVTVEHSIPMRDPSLWWPHDLGEQNRYVVTAKLDGVEKATTVGFCEFDHEDGEVTINGTETTARGLNLLDSTPEDVERAVEANATLVRTHAHLPSPAVVDACERAGVLLWVDLPQTGSQRVSVDRGRELAAAVGRQYSRAASLSAVTVHDDPVDPFDTPLGSGFLDRLRFRWRAWRASYDAGDARSIAETLPDDVERFPVVGPPGIDADGTTLYPGWRYGSATDLDWLLDRHPDIDAVAEFGAGALATDSVQEPAGFDRRVHDTHTDGGDVAASQRYQATVVKRVAEGLRNAGVPLLAGFALRDSGDAGMGVLSRDGDRKRAFDALASAYEPIQATLADPGASESDVLVHNALDTRFTGELQWESPAGSGSTEVTIDTNARAALTTIELPAEGAVTLTLSTADRTVENTYALG, translated from the coding sequence ATGCAGTGGCGTGGTGCCGAGATCGAGTCGCAGGCAGGCCGTCCCGACCCCGAGGAGTGGACACCGGTCGACGTGCCGGGGCGACCCGAGCGCTTCGCCGGGTCGGAGGCCGTCGCTTACAAGACGGTCGTCGAGGATCCGACGACCGCGACCGAACCGCACGCCGTCCTCGAACTGTCGGGCTGTTATGCCGAGACGACGGTGTGGTGCAACGGGACCGAACTGGCGACCCACGACACCTACTTCGAGCCGTTGCGGGTCCGCCTGGACGACTACCTCACACCCGAGACCGAACTCGTCGTCGTCTGCAGGCGACCCGCCGACGGTGGTGGTGGCGTCTACGAGACCGACCTCCTCCCTGACGCTGCGACTGTCCCGGGAATCTGGTGGGACGCGACGCTCAGGACGTATCAGGGAACGTATTTCGATCGGCTCACGGGCACGCCCCGAATCGACGGGACAGAAGGGACGATCGACGTGCAGGCGACCGTCGTCGCGACCGAAGCCATCGACGATCGACTGACGTTCTCCGTTCGACCGGCCGGTGATCGACGCGAGCGAGGGATGATGGAACGGGCGTCGATCGAGGCGGCCGCGGGCGAGCGGGTCACTGTCGAGCACTCGATTCCCATGCGAGACCCGTCGCTATGGTGGCCACACGATCTGGGCGAGCAGAATCGATACGTCGTCACGGCCAAGCTCGACGGGGTCGAGAAGGCGACGACCGTCGGTTTCTGTGAGTTCGACCACGAGGACGGGGAAGTGACGATCAACGGCACCGAGACGACCGCTCGCGGGCTGAATCTGCTCGATTCGACGCCCGAGGACGTCGAGCGCGCGGTCGAGGCCAACGCAACCCTCGTTCGGACGCACGCCCATCTTCCCTCTCCGGCCGTCGTCGACGCCTGTGAGCGTGCGGGCGTTCTGTTATGGGTCGATCTGCCCCAGACTGGTTCGCAGCGGGTGTCGGTCGATCGGGGACGAGAGTTGGCGGCTGCGGTCGGGCGGCAGTACAGCCGGGCGGCCTCGCTCTCGGCAGTCACCGTCCACGACGATCCCGTCGATCCGTTCGACACGCCACTGGGCAGCGGCTTTCTGGATCGACTGCGATTTCGCTGGCGGGCCTGGCGCGCGAGCTACGACGCAGGCGACGCCCGATCGATCGCCGAGACGCTGCCAGACGATGTCGAGCGATTCCCAGTGGTTGGCCCGCCGGGAATCGACGCCGACGGGACAACGCTGTATCCCGGCTGGCGCTACGGTTCGGCTACCGACCTGGACTGGTTGCTGGATCGACACCCCGATATCGACGCCGTCGCAGAGTTCGGTGCGGGCGCGCTCGCGACCGACTCGGTGCAGGAACCGGCCGGCTTCGACCGACGGGTGCACGACACTCACACCGATGGCGGGGACGTCGCGGCTTCCCAGCGCTACCAGGCGACCGTCGTCAAGCGAGTCGCCGAGGGGCTACGAAACGCCGGCGTGCCACTACTCGCAGGGTTCGCACTACGGGACAGCGGCGACGCAGGGATGGGCGTGCTGTCACGCGACGGCGACCGAAAGCGGGCGTTCGACGCACTCGCGAGCGCCTACGAACCGATCCAGGCCACGCTGGCCGACCCAGGAGCGAGCGAGAGCGACGTACTCGTCCACAACGCCCTCGATACCCGGTTCACCGGCGAACTGCAGTGGGAGTCGCCGGCCGGGTCGGGTTCGACCGAGGTGACCATCGATACAAACGCTCGCGCGGCCCTCACGACCATCGAGTTACCCGCAGAAGGGGCCGTGACGCTCACGCTCTCGACCGCCGACCGAACTGTCGAGAATACGTACGCTCTCGGCTAG
- a CDS encoding diphthine--ammonia ligase yields the protein MNDGAWVSLFSGGKDSSWALYRALEAGHPVERLVTVHPEGDSYMYHVPATRLAELAAESIGIELVAVEPADFEAGSATDSGAQGDAELEPLEAALENLDSELVGGVTGITAGAVESEYQTSRIQAMADRLDAELFAPLWQRDPRTLAEAMLDAGFEIRIIQVAAHGLDESWLGRTLDAGTIAELETLNDEYGVHILGEGGEFETLVTDGPHMDRKIELDYTTEWDGTRGRLRIDDARLV from the coding sequence ATGAACGACGGCGCGTGGGTAAGTCTCTTCTCCGGCGGTAAAGATTCCTCGTGGGCGCTCTACCGGGCGCTCGAGGCGGGCCACCCGGTCGAACGGCTGGTGACAGTCCATCCAGAGGGCGACTCGTACATGTACCACGTGCCGGCGACGCGACTCGCCGAACTCGCCGCCGAGAGTATCGGGATCGAGTTGGTGGCAGTCGAACCCGCTGACTTCGAGGCCGGGTCTGCGACCGACTCGGGGGCGCAGGGCGACGCGGAACTCGAACCGCTGGAGGCCGCACTCGAGAATCTCGATTCAGAACTCGTCGGTGGTGTCACGGGAATAACGGCAGGCGCGGTCGAGAGCGAGTACCAGACCAGCCGGATCCAGGCGATGGCCGACCGGCTCGACGCCGAACTGTTCGCGCCGCTCTGGCAGCGCGACCCCCGAACGCTGGCCGAGGCGATGCTCGACGCGGGCTTCGAGATCCGGATCATCCAGGTCGCGGCCCATGGTCTCGACGAATCCTGGCTGGGTCGCACGCTCGACGCCGGTACGATCGCCGAGCTGGAGACGCTTAACGACGAGTACGGCGTCCACATCCTGGGTGAGGGCGGCGAATTCGAGACGCTGGTGACGGACGGCCCACACATGGATCGAAAGATCGAACTCGACTATACGACAGAGTGGGACGGAACGCGCGGGCGGTTGCGGATCGACGACGCCCGACTAGTGTGA
- a CDS encoding sugar phosphate nucleotidyltransferase gives MEAVVLAGGYATRLWPVTKNRPKMLLPVGETTVIDRILTELEADDRIDGVYVSTNERFAEDFRDHMAESGLEKPTLSIEETTEEDEKFGVVGALAQLVEREGLDGEDLLVVAGDNLISFGLSDFLDDFDEHGTTTIAAYDVGSYDRASAYGVVELDDERVVEFQEKPEDPKSTLVSIACYAFPADAVRFEEYLEDGNNPDEPGWFVQWLVDNEAVHAFPFEEAWFDIGTPESYLDAVAWELDGESIIAESATVESSTIGENVHILPGAEVVDSTIDQSIIFSDSTIRDSEIRESIIDQDTHIENLDLAGALIGAHTHIANGH, from the coding sequence ATGGAAGCTGTCGTACTCGCCGGCGGCTACGCGACGCGGCTGTGGCCCGTGACGAAGAACCGACCAAAGATGCTCCTCCCGGTCGGCGAGACGACCGTGATCGATCGGATCCTCACGGAACTCGAGGCTGACGATCGAATCGACGGCGTCTACGTCTCGACCAACGAACGCTTCGCCGAGGACTTCCGCGACCACATGGCCGAGTCCGGCCTTGAGAAGCCGACGCTCTCGATCGAGGAAACGACCGAAGAAGACGAGAAGTTCGGGGTCGTCGGCGCGCTCGCCCAGCTGGTCGAACGCGAGGGTCTCGACGGCGAGGACCTCCTGGTCGTCGCCGGAGACAACCTCATCAGTTTCGGTCTCAGTGACTTCCTCGACGACTTCGACGAACACGGAACGACGACGATCGCGGCCTACGACGTGGGCTCGTACGACCGCGCCTCGGCCTACGGCGTCGTCGAGCTCGACGACGAGCGCGTGGTCGAATTCCAGGAAAAGCCTGAGGATCCCAAGAGCACGCTCGTCTCGATCGCCTGTTATGCCTTCCCGGCCGACGCGGTCCGGTTCGAGGAGTACCTCGAAGACGGGAACAACCCCGACGAGCCGGGCTGGTTCGTCCAGTGGCTCGTCGACAACGAGGCCGTCCACGCGTTCCCCTTCGAGGAGGCATGGTTCGACATCGGGACGCCCGAGAGCTACCTCGACGCCGTCGCCTGGGAACTCGACGGCGAGAGCATCATCGCCGAGTCGGCGACGGTCGAAAGTTCGACTATCGGCGAGAACGTCCACATCCTCCCGGGCGCCGAAGTGGTCGACTCGACGATAGATCAGTCGATCATCTTCTCGGACTCGACGATCAGAGACAGCGAGATCCGCGAGTCGATCATCGATCAGGACACCCACATCGAGAACCTCGACCTCGCGGGCGCGCTCATCGGTGCGCACACTCACATCGCCAACGGGCACTGA
- a CDS encoding transcriptional regulator — translation MREASRTTRQRIADRLRDTPLGASELAAEFEIQTSEALTHVQHIARSLDGTDEELLVAPPQCRDCGFEDFDDLLNRPSRCPECKSESVAEPTFTIE, via the coding sequence ATGCGCGAGGCGAGTCGGACCACGCGACAGCGGATCGCCGATCGATTGCGCGACACACCTTTGGGGGCGAGCGAACTCGCGGCCGAGTTCGAGATTCAGACCAGCGAGGCGCTGACACACGTCCAGCACATCGCACGCTCGCTGGATGGGACCGACGAGGAGCTACTGGTCGCGCCGCCGCAGTGTCGAGACTGCGGCTTCGAGGACTTCGACGACCTGCTCAATCGCCCGAGTCGCTGCCCCGAGTGCAAGAGCGAGAGTGTCGCGGAGCCGACCTTTACGATCGAGTAG
- a CDS encoding Rieske (2Fe-2S) protein, whose product MSESARIADLDAVPTDGTLLFTVEHDDEEREAILTRLADGSVVAWRNYCQHWTDIRLDTGDGAPMRGGEIACRRHAATFDRESGECTFGPCEGAYLNEIDVTVQDGEVLLTDDEYAFAYQGPADAHTAGSGSTSPGERLGF is encoded by the coding sequence ATGAGCGAGTCGGCTCGAATCGCGGATCTCGATGCTGTCCCAACTGACGGGACACTCCTCTTTACGGTCGAACACGACGACGAGGAACGCGAAGCGATCCTGACGCGACTGGCCGACGGCTCGGTCGTCGCCTGGCGCAACTACTGTCAGCACTGGACTGACATCCGCCTCGATACGGGCGATGGCGCTCCCATGCGCGGGGGTGAGATCGCCTGTCGTCGCCACGCGGCGACGTTCGACCGCGAGTCGGGAGAGTGTACCTTCGGCCCCTGCGAAGGTGCGTACTTGAACGAGATCGACGTCACAGTTCAGGACGGTGAGGTCTTGCTGACCGACGACGAGTACGCGTTCGCCTACCAGGGCCCGGCCGACGCCCACACCGCCGGAAGCGGCTCGACGTCACCGGGTGAACGCCTCGGGTTCTGA
- a CDS encoding saccharopine dehydrogenase family protein yields the protein MTDDRWLIYGAYGYTGELIAREAVDRGLDPILAGRTRGKLDRLAEDLGCDFRAFGLSDEALPQLLDDVAIVLNCAGPFAETYEPMVGACLESGTHYLDITGEIEVFEAIKGYDERAHEADVMLLPGVGFDVVPSDCLAAHLAERLPDAESLALGFKAEGGFSPGTMKTAIDGLGEGGMIRRGGQLESVPAAWKTREIDFGDGPAMATTFPWGDVSTAHHTTGIPDIEFYLAFPPSTIERMKYQRYLAPVLSLGPVKSLLKSLVDRKVDGPDAETRETTDALLWGEVSDGEQTLTSRLRTPNTYRLTTLSALEILQRVLDGDAPVGYQTPASAYGPDLVLSIEGVERTDEPAETPN from the coding sequence GTGACGGACGATAGATGGCTCATCTACGGCGCGTACGGCTACACCGGCGAGTTGATCGCCCGGGAGGCCGTCGATCGGGGGCTCGATCCGATCCTGGCCGGCCGAACTCGCGGCAAACTTGATCGACTGGCAGAGGACCTCGGCTGTGATTTCCGGGCGTTCGGTCTCTCGGACGAGGCCCTGCCCCAGTTGCTGGACGACGTCGCCATCGTGCTCAACTGCGCGGGGCCGTTCGCAGAGACCTACGAGCCGATGGTCGGCGCGTGTCTCGAAAGCGGGACGCACTATCTCGATATCACGGGCGAAATCGAAGTGTTCGAGGCGATCAAGGGCTACGACGAGCGCGCCCACGAAGCCGACGTCATGTTGCTGCCGGGCGTCGGCTTCGACGTTGTCCCCTCTGACTGTCTGGCCGCACATCTGGCCGAGCGACTTCCCGACGCGGAGTCGCTCGCACTCGGGTTCAAAGCAGAGGGTGGGTTCTCGCCGGGGACGATGAAGACGGCGATCGACGGGCTCGGAGAGGGCGGGATGATCCGCCGGGGCGGACAGCTCGAATCGGTGCCGGCCGCCTGGAAGACTCGCGAGATCGACTTCGGCGACGGGCCGGCGATGGCGACGACGTTCCCCTGGGGTGACGTCTCGACAGCACACCACACCACTGGAATCCCCGACATCGAGTTCTACCTCGCGTTCCCGCCGTCGACAATCGAGCGGATGAAGTACCAGCGCTATCTCGCGCCCGTGCTCTCACTGGGGCCAGTCAAGTCGCTGCTCAAGTCGCTGGTCGACCGCAAAGTCGACGGCCCCGACGCCGAGACGCGCGAAACGACCGACGCGCTGTTGTGGGGGGAGGTTAGCGACGGCGAGCAGACGCTGACGTCGCGATTGCGAACGCCCAACACCTACCGGCTCACGACGCTTTCGGCGCTCGAAATCCTCCAGCGCGTCCTGGATGGGGACGCCCCGGTCGGCTATCAGACCCCGGCGAGCGCGTACGGTCCCGACCTCGTGCTTTCGATCGAGGGCGTCGAGCGGACCGACGAGCCGGCCGAGACGCCGAACTGA
- a CDS encoding DUF1684 domain-containing protein: MTDDYVDELEANRAEKDRFLAEHRQSPIPPEEREDFDGLDYFEPNLDYRVEASVTVHDAPETVEMDTSAGRSVEYQHVITFEFDLDGESHHLHGYQQAGDDAIFVPFRDKTTGQQTYEGGRYMELEPDRTLEDGDTVTIDFNLAYSPFCAFSETFDCPLPPEDNWLEVGIKAGEQSR; the protein is encoded by the coding sequence ATGACCGACGACTACGTCGACGAACTCGAAGCCAATCGCGCCGAAAAAGACCGATTTCTCGCCGAGCATCGACAATCGCCCATCCCACCCGAAGAGCGCGAGGACTTCGACGGGCTGGACTACTTCGAGCCGAACCTCGACTACCGGGTCGAAGCGAGCGTGACCGTCCACGACGCTCCCGAGACGGTCGAGATGGATACCTCCGCCGGACGGTCAGTGGAGTACCAGCACGTGATCACGTTTGAATTCGACCTCGACGGCGAGAGCCACCATCTTCACGGCTACCAACAGGCCGGCGACGACGCGATCTTCGTCCCGTTCCGGGACAAGACGACCGGCCAGCAGACCTACGAGGGCGGCCGCTACATGGAACTGGAGCCTGATCGCACGCTCGAAGACGGTGACACTGTGACGATCGATTTCAACCTCGCGTACAGCCCATTCTGTGCGTTCAGCGAGACGTTCGACTGCCCGCTCCCGCCGGAGGACAACTGGCTCGAAGTGGGAATAAAGGCGGGCGAGCAGTCGCGATAG